From one Bradyrhizobium sp. Ash2021 genomic stretch:
- a CDS encoding NHLP family bacteriocin export ABC transporter peptidase/permease/ATPase subunit: protein MDNAPLPQPTPDEVRPLPRHARKLFWRKAVKRTPTILQMEAVECGAAALAMVLAYHGAWIPLEQLRVACGVSRDGSKASNIVRAARRFGLAAKGFRKEPSTLHELPMPCIIHWNFNHFVVLEGIVGDRVYINDPAIGRRRIDMAELDLAFTGVVLAMERTEAFKPLGRKPQGLRLLLRELRGSKTAVGLLVIVSFALIVPSIVAAGFSKIFVDDILIRHSTSWLVPLLIGMAVTAVLRAILTVLRQSLLLRLQTKLAVVMISRFLWHIMALPVEFFTQRHAGDIASRVAANEQIARLLSSGIAANALNLTSIVFFAAAMAIYDAPLAAIGVSMSLLNVLALRFIGARRQDLSRSLALEQGKLVAATVSTVRTIETLKASGLEDEAFGQWAGVQAKALNAEQELGVSSIFLDMLPTLFSGLTVAAILGIGGLRVIEGSLTLGSLVAFQSLMASFSAPVTDLVNYAGSFQTIKGAFERLEDVYNYPLDSSGKNIVAADRFAPKLTGRIEISNIQFGYSVLEPPLLTDLSISIQPGSRVALVGASGSGKSTLGKLICGLYKPWSGEIRIDGWTLPEIPPQVFANSIAYVDQDIFLFEGTARDNLTLWDPTVTEEDLSQALKDAVIHEDIATRAGNYDCYINEGGTNFSGGQRQRIEIARALVSNPSAIVLDEATGALDPITEKVIDDNLRRRGCTCIIIAHRLSTIRDCDEIIVLQQGKIAERGTHEQLIVLQGVYAKLVAQE, encoded by the coding sequence ATGGATAACGCCCCTTTGCCCCAGCCAACGCCGGACGAGGTGCGTCCGCTTCCACGGCACGCCCGCAAACTGTTCTGGCGCAAAGCGGTGAAGCGGACGCCGACAATCCTGCAAATGGAGGCTGTCGAATGCGGGGCTGCGGCCCTGGCCATGGTGCTTGCGTACCATGGCGCCTGGATCCCGCTGGAGCAGCTCCGCGTCGCCTGCGGCGTCTCGCGCGACGGCAGCAAGGCAAGCAACATCGTCAGGGCGGCGCGCCGTTTCGGCCTCGCCGCCAAGGGTTTTCGCAAGGAGCCCTCGACACTGCATGAATTGCCGATGCCCTGCATCATTCACTGGAACTTCAATCATTTCGTGGTGCTGGAGGGCATCGTTGGCGATCGCGTCTATATCAACGATCCGGCGATCGGACGGCGGCGGATCGACATGGCGGAACTGGATCTTGCGTTCACCGGTGTCGTGCTCGCCATGGAGCGAACCGAGGCATTCAAGCCGTTGGGCCGCAAACCGCAGGGCTTGCGTTTGCTGCTGCGCGAATTGCGCGGCTCGAAGACGGCCGTCGGCCTGCTGGTGATCGTCAGCTTCGCGCTCATTGTGCCCAGCATTGTCGCTGCGGGATTTTCGAAAATCTTCGTCGACGACATCCTGATCCGGCACAGCACCAGCTGGCTCGTCCCGCTGCTGATCGGCATGGCCGTGACCGCGGTGTTGCGCGCAATCCTGACAGTGCTGCGCCAGTCACTGCTGTTGAGGCTGCAAACCAAGCTTGCGGTGGTCATGATCAGCCGCTTTCTCTGGCACATCATGGCGCTACCGGTCGAGTTCTTCACCCAGCGCCATGCCGGGGATATTGCAAGCCGCGTGGCCGCCAACGAGCAGATTGCCCGCCTGCTCTCGAGCGGCATAGCCGCCAACGCGCTCAACTTGACATCGATCGTGTTCTTCGCCGCCGCGATGGCGATTTACGACGCCCCGCTCGCTGCGATCGGCGTCAGCATGTCACTTCTGAACGTGCTGGCATTGCGATTCATTGGCGCGCGCCGGCAGGATCTCAGCCGCAGCCTCGCGCTCGAACAGGGCAAGCTTGTTGCCGCGACGGTGAGCACCGTGCGTACCATCGAAACCCTCAAGGCGAGCGGACTGGAGGACGAGGCATTCGGTCAATGGGCCGGGGTTCAGGCAAAAGCCTTGAACGCCGAGCAGGAACTCGGGGTGTCCTCCATCTTTCTTGACATGCTGCCGACGCTGTTCTCCGGACTGACGGTTGCGGCGATACTTGGCATCGGCGGCCTGCGGGTGATCGAGGGCTCCCTCACGCTTGGAAGCCTGGTGGCCTTCCAGTCGCTGATGGCAAGCTTTTCGGCGCCCGTCACGGACCTGGTCAATTATGCGGGTAGCTTCCAGACCATCAAGGGTGCGTTCGAGCGCCTCGAGGATGTATATAATTATCCGCTCGACAGTTCCGGCAAGAACATCGTCGCGGCGGATCGCTTCGCTCCGAAGCTGACAGGCAGGATCGAAATCAGCAACATTCAGTTCGGCTACTCAGTTCTGGAGCCACCGCTGCTGACCGACCTCTCCATCAGCATCCAGCCGGGCTCGAGGGTGGCGCTCGTCGGCGCCTCCGGCAGCGGAAAATCCACCCTCGGCAAGCTGATTTGCGGACTTTACAAGCCGTGGTCCGGCGAAATCCGCATCGACGGATGGACCTTGCCGGAAATCCCTCCGCAGGTGTTCGCAAACTCGATCGCCTACGTCGATCAGGACATCTTCCTGTTCGAGGGAACCGCGCGTGACAACCTGACCCTGTGGGACCCGACCGTAACAGAAGAGGATCTGTCGCAGGCGTTGAAGGATGCAGTCATCCACGAGGACATTGCGACGCGGGCGGGAAACTACGACTGCTATATCAACGAAGGCGGCACGAATTTCAGCGGCGGTCAGCGCCAACGTATCGAGATCGCGCGGGCGCTGGTTTCCAACCCGTCGGCGATCGTGCTCGACGAGGCAACCGGCGCGCTCGATCCGATCACCGAAAAAGTCATCGACGATAATCTGCGACGCCGGGGCTGCACGTGCATCATCATCGCGCATCGTCTGAGCACGATCCGCGACTGTGACGAGATCATCGTGCTGCAGCAGGGCAAAATTGCCGAGCGAGGAACTCATGAGCAGCTGATCGTGCTTCAGGGAGTGTACGCGAAACTCGTGGCTCAGGAATGA
- a CDS encoding glycosyltransferase family 2 protein — translation MLGTSSWQLRDGEQIIACNRSLLGHRHFLIGITRIRNEALILRDTLDYVGKHVDAIVAYDDASTDRTLEILGGHPKVALIVTNRSWEADIEARRIAEGRHRGLLLQTAREHLQFDWMFCFDADERVTGDLRGYLEGTRSGDYDGVRVQLFDAYMTPGDHAPYQADCELLGFRRFFGPERRDILMLWRNRPEVIFAKYHGREPAGVERVATGLYCQHYGKSLSVEHWEETCEYYMRHFPFDTYGRKWRDRKGRAIHTQSDFMRPLYEWGDTLFANAVKM, via the coding sequence ATGCTGGGCACGAGTAGTTGGCAGCTCCGCGACGGTGAACAAATCATTGCTTGCAACAGAAGCCTCTTGGGTCATAGGCACTTTTTGATCGGAATCACCCGCATTCGCAATGAAGCACTTATTCTCCGAGATACACTGGACTACGTCGGCAAGCACGTAGATGCGATAGTCGCCTATGATGACGCGAGTACGGATCGAACGCTGGAGATTCTTGGCGGGCACCCAAAAGTCGCTCTGATTGTGACAAATCGGTCGTGGGAAGCGGACATCGAGGCGCGACGGATTGCCGAGGGTCGACATCGCGGACTTTTGCTGCAGACGGCGCGCGAACACTTGCAGTTCGACTGGATGTTTTGCTTCGATGCGGACGAGCGCGTTACCGGAGATCTACGCGGATACCTGGAAGGAACTCGTTCTGGCGATTACGACGGCGTGCGGGTTCAACTGTTCGACGCCTATATGACTCCTGGCGATCATGCACCCTATCAAGCCGATTGCGAACTATTGGGCTTTCGTCGTTTCTTCGGCCCGGAACGGCGAGACATTCTGATGTTGTGGCGAAATCGGCCTGAGGTCATCTTCGCAAAGTACCATGGGCGAGAGCCGGCCGGCGTAGAACGCGTGGCGACCGGTCTGTATTGCCAACACTATGGTAAGTCGTTGTCGGTCGAACATTGGGAAGAGACTTGCGAATACTACATGCGACACTTTCCGTTCGATACCTACGGGCGAAAATGGCGCGATCGCAAAGGTCGGGCAATCCACACCCAATCTGACTTCATGCGGCCCTTGTACGAGTGGGGTGACACGCTCTTCGCGAATGCGGTCAAGATGTGA
- a CDS encoding septal ring lytic transglycosylase RlpA family protein has protein sequence MKRIVATAIVVLSLSSVAEAHRLSGTATYYGGSDRLCGRRTASGAAFNCGALTAAHPTLPFGTVLTVQSGGRSIQVTVTDRGPFTGAFLDLSPAAASALGCRCTHRDVTATVVQMGSGETAVASRGRQRSVAAAAMPLFFQPTEDVMRPLAMFGSSMAMAPAPRHHLRHSGRH, from the coding sequence ATGAAACGGATTGTCGCGACCGCCATCGTCGTTCTCTCGCTCTCCTCCGTGGCCGAGGCGCACCGTCTCTCCGGGACTGCCACCTACTACGGCGGGAGCGACCGCCTGTGCGGACGTCGCACGGCTTCCGGGGCGGCATTTAACTGCGGCGCATTGACGGCCGCACACCCGACGCTGCCTTTCGGCACGGTACTGACGGTCCAGAGCGGCGGCCGGTCGATCCAGGTCACGGTGACTGATCGCGGTCCCTTCACCGGCGCGTTCCTGGATCTATCGCCGGCGGCCGCGAGCGCGCTCGGCTGCCGCTGCACCCATCGCGACGTGACCGCGACGGTCGTGCAAATGGGATCCGGCGAGACCGCCGTCGCCAGTCGAGGCCGTCAACGCTCCGTCGCTGCGGCAGCCATGCCGCTGTTCTTCCAGCCGACGGAGGACGTCATGCGTCCGTTGGCAATGTTCGGATCCTCAATGGCCATGGCTCCTGCCCCACGCCACCACCTTCGCCACAGTGGTCGCCACTAG
- a CDS encoding cyclic nucleotide-binding domain-containing protein: MRKVLYIFGILSDADVAWMAQTGVRRRLGDGDVIIREGESTDFLIFMLEGELLVTTRRLGQIARLGVGEVVGEISLVDSAPPSATITASGNGLALFLDKTKLMHKLDNDAGFGSRFYRALAVFLADRLREARGSSAGNSAISDEMGISEDELDVGILDRVSAAGERFSRMLRTLSNNRISS, translated from the coding sequence ATGCGAAAAGTCCTGTACATCTTTGGAATACTCAGCGATGCCGACGTCGCGTGGATGGCGCAGACGGGAGTTCGGCGGCGTCTAGGCGATGGCGACGTCATCATCCGGGAGGGCGAGAGCACCGATTTCCTGATCTTTATGCTCGAAGGGGAATTGCTGGTGACAACCCGGCGGCTGGGACAAATCGCGCGGCTGGGTGTCGGCGAGGTCGTCGGCGAAATATCGCTGGTGGATTCGGCGCCGCCGTCGGCCACGATCACGGCCAGCGGAAACGGCCTGGCACTCTTCCTCGACAAGACAAAGCTGATGCATAAGCTCGACAATGATGCCGGCTTTGGCAGCCGGTTCTACCGGGCCCTCGCGGTGTTTCTTGCCGACCGACTTCGAGAGGCGCGCGGAAGCTCGGCTGGAAATTCCGCCATCTCGGACGAGATGGGTATCTCGGAAGACGAACTCGACGTCGGTATCCTTGATCGTGTATCGGCTGCCGGAGAGCGATTCAGCCGAATGTTGAGGACCTTGAGCAACAACAGGATTTCCAGCTAG
- a CDS encoding NHLP bacteriocin export ABC transporter permease/ATPase subunit: MTEPVVQRAQVTAGQAAAGYLPTRIVLDGRHPKLLDHRGHVLQVVTGYADVFAVNLVEGGTDGARHHLFRVESDEVILDLPEAVDSSGTRIQVIAVGGPGTEALVVPRAEFSSVDSITAWVTRLARMISGPNPSWEMLEVASDGAAEIPPGERRRGPVRSIVWVALEAGAVKLMGLDPAFSAGGPPLPLTSGMWIEAGPSACIAVGSVATPDADVLWRAVDQFHLGVVASIRDRQARDVGRETQRLVLRSDLTTAQTFETFERLSAVVVQRSNRAKIEADPSDPLLAACRMVAEAIRAPFIVPARAASARQEFADVVEIARTARLRVRQTLLRGKWWQQDVGPLVGWHGEERNPVALIRGPRHRYTMIEPGTGTHRPVDRSLAMELAPDAVTFYPALPSRPVRFRDLLTFSIRHSSGNVGRIALAVVAIGLLSLVAPLITNLLISSVIPRTELDQLAFCALALAVTAVAMASVQAMEGLAMLRLEGLIDWKLQAAVIDRLLRLPASLFREYTVGDFVDRSMGIDAARRIFTGRALRGMMAGLFCWFSIGLMFYYDLRLGLVAFVLTMVRAILIIATSAIRLYHENDHFNLQGKIGGFVLQLISGISKLRVAAATFRALAVWSRQFAIQKQYFMASQRTANALGVFETSFPTIATLIIFAAASFTNSKLLIDIGGFFAFFTAFGQSMASVGAWASGVSESLIAIPHLTRLRPLISAVVEVSEDRKPPGELSGAVELSRLTFRYLPSGPPVLDNVTLRIAQGEYVAIVGPSGSGKSSLFRLLLGFERPESGAVFLDGKALDTLDISAVRRQLGVVLQNGKLATGSLYDNICGGVQLPLEHAWEAARLAGLDADIERMPMGMHTVIAEGVNTLSGGQRQRIMIARAIARRPRILLFDEATSSLDNQSQAIVSASLGNLNVTRIVIAHRLSTVREADRIIVLVDGKVVQTGSYAELSKTPGMFAAFAQRQLL; encoded by the coding sequence ATGACCGAACCTGTCGTCCAGCGGGCACAAGTAACGGCCGGTCAAGCGGCGGCCGGCTATCTGCCGACCCGCATCGTACTCGATGGCCGGCACCCGAAACTTCTCGACCATCGGGGGCACGTGCTGCAGGTCGTGACAGGGTATGCCGATGTCTTCGCCGTCAACTTGGTCGAAGGCGGCACCGACGGGGCTCGACACCATCTGTTTCGGGTCGAGAGCGACGAGGTCATTCTCGACCTTCCGGAAGCCGTCGATAGCTCCGGCACGCGCATCCAGGTGATCGCAGTCGGCGGTCCCGGCACCGAAGCATTAGTCGTGCCGCGCGCGGAGTTTTCATCCGTCGATTCGATTACCGCCTGGGTCACGCGGCTCGCCAGGATGATCTCCGGTCCAAACCCGAGCTGGGAAATGCTCGAGGTAGCGAGCGATGGCGCCGCCGAGATTCCGCCCGGTGAGCGGCGGCGTGGTCCGGTGCGCAGCATCGTGTGGGTCGCCCTGGAGGCCGGTGCGGTGAAGCTGATGGGGCTCGATCCGGCTTTTTCCGCCGGCGGCCCGCCCTTGCCGCTGACATCGGGGATGTGGATCGAGGCCGGCCCGTCCGCATGCATCGCTGTCGGCAGCGTCGCCACGCCGGATGCGGATGTGCTGTGGCGCGCCGTCGATCAATTCCATCTTGGCGTCGTTGCCAGTATTCGGGATCGACAGGCGCGCGACGTTGGCCGGGAGACGCAACGCCTCGTTCTTCGCAGCGATCTCACGACAGCGCAGACGTTCGAAACCTTCGAACGCCTCTCCGCGGTCGTCGTGCAGCGCTCCAACCGCGCAAAGATTGAAGCCGACCCGTCGGATCCCTTGCTCGCCGCCTGCCGGATGGTCGCGGAAGCGATTCGAGCGCCGTTTATCGTTCCTGCCCGAGCCGCCTCGGCTCGGCAGGAATTTGCCGACGTTGTCGAGATCGCCCGAACCGCACGACTGCGCGTTCGCCAGACGCTGTTGCGGGGCAAATGGTGGCAGCAGGACGTGGGCCCGTTGGTGGGTTGGCACGGTGAGGAGCGCAATCCGGTCGCGCTGATCCGCGGCCCGAGACATCGTTACACCATGATCGAGCCGGGAACCGGGACGCACCGCCCGGTCGACCGTTCGCTTGCAATGGAGCTGGCCCCGGACGCCGTGACGTTCTATCCCGCGTTGCCGTCGCGCCCGGTTCGATTTCGGGATCTGCTCACATTCTCGATTCGCCATTCCAGCGGCAATGTCGGTCGCATCGCACTCGCCGTCGTTGCGATAGGCCTGCTGTCATTGGTCGCCCCGCTCATTACTAATCTTCTCATCAGTTCGGTCATACCCCGCACCGAGCTCGACCAGCTCGCGTTTTGCGCCCTCGCGCTCGCCGTGACGGCCGTCGCCATGGCCAGTGTCCAGGCGATGGAAGGACTCGCGATGCTCAGGCTCGAAGGCCTGATCGATTGGAAGCTGCAGGCGGCGGTGATCGACCGTCTGCTCAGGCTGCCCGCGTCCCTGTTTCGCGAGTACACCGTTGGCGACTTTGTCGATCGCTCGATGGGAATCGATGCTGCACGTCGGATATTCACCGGACGCGCACTGCGCGGGATGATGGCCGGTTTGTTCTGCTGGTTCAGCATAGGTCTGATGTTTTACTACGATCTCAGGCTGGGGCTGGTCGCGTTTGTGCTGACGATGGTCAGGGCGATCCTGATCATCGCCACCAGCGCGATACGTCTCTATCACGAGAACGACCACTTCAACCTGCAGGGCAAGATCGGCGGCTTCGTGCTGCAGCTCATCTCCGGAATCAGCAAGCTCCGCGTCGCAGCCGCAACCTTTCGCGCGCTCGCGGTGTGGTCGAGACAGTTCGCGATCCAGAAACAGTATTTCATGGCCTCCCAGCGGACCGCCAACGCCCTCGGTGTTTTCGAGACTTCGTTTCCAACTATCGCCACGCTCATCATTTTCGCAGCGGCGTCGTTTACAAACAGCAAGCTGCTAATCGATATCGGCGGCTTCTTCGCATTCTTCACTGCCTTCGGCCAATCGATGGCATCGGTCGGTGCGTGGGCGTCGGGCGTGAGTGAATCGCTGATCGCAATCCCTCATCTCACCCGCCTTCGACCGCTGATCTCGGCGGTGGTCGAGGTTTCCGAGGATCGCAAGCCTCCGGGTGAACTGTCCGGAGCGGTTGAGCTCTCCCGCTTGACCTTCCGCTACCTGCCGAGCGGCCCGCCCGTCCTCGACAACGTCACTCTGCGGATCGCGCAAGGCGAATATGTCGCGATTGTGGGCCCGTCAGGTAGCGGAAAATCCTCGCTGTTCCGATTATTGCTGGGCTTCGAACGGCCGGAGTCCGGCGCCGTGTTCCTCGATGGAAAGGCGCTCGATACGCTCGACATCAGCGCGGTACGGCGGCAGCTTGGCGTGGTATTGCAGAATGGAAAACTGGCGACAGGTAGCCTCTACGACAATATTTGCGGCGGCGTCCAACTGCCGCTCGAGCACGCGTGGGAGGCCGCGCGGCTTGCCGGTCTCGATGCCGACATCGAGCGCATGCCGATGGGCATGCATACCGTGATCGCAGAGGGCGTGAACACGCTGTCCGGCGGACAGCGACAGCGAATCATGATTGCCCGCGCGATCGCCCGCCGGCCCCGTATTCTGCTGTTTGACGAGGCGACGAGTTCACTGGACAACCAGTCGCAGGCGATTGTAAGCGCATCGCTCGGTAACCTCAACGTAACACGGATCGTCATCGCGCATCGGCTGAGCACCGTGCGCGAGGCCGATCGCATTATCGTGCTCGTCGATGGCAAGGTCGTGCAAACCGGGAGCTATGCGGAGCTCAGCAAGACGCCCGGAATGTTCGCCGCCTTCGCGCAGCGGCAGTTGCTTTAG
- a CDS encoding NHLP bacteriocin system secretion protein, whose product MTERSQLAFRAVALQRAASPEQLDHLVGITKPFDWILTFVVCLALAAALTWGVIGRIPTRAAGEGILISGGGRVVDAVSAAAGRLSSVNVAVGDHVLQGQAVAQIAQTDIQQRHTSAIEVFREREREHADLTSKVTSELASKGQNFAKLEAAFNQVVKATDQRIEYLTADLKNLEDLLAKGYTTRRNVEDRRRDLTDAQQRKEDTRNEILKLRSQKTDLETQRAREIQQSEFTLNDARRQMDGIAGMLNQNTQVISPIEGRVLEVKVSAGSVLAVGTPVIAIESEGTELEALVYIPAERGKNVKPGMQVSIEPSTVKREEFGTMVGTIVTVSDFPITPQGMAAVLHNDSLVSRFSHDGAPYAATVSLEQDPATVSGYRWAVGKGPPIRLTSGTLTRAEVTTRNQRPLDLVLPLIKRLTGIDG is encoded by the coding sequence GTGACGGAGCGGTCGCAACTGGCATTCCGTGCGGTGGCGCTGCAGCGAGCCGCGTCGCCCGAACAGCTTGACCACCTGGTCGGCATTACCAAACCGTTCGACTGGATTCTGACGTTCGTGGTTTGCCTGGCTCTGGCGGCCGCGCTGACATGGGGCGTCATCGGGCGAATTCCTACCCGCGCGGCCGGTGAAGGAATTTTGATCAGCGGTGGCGGTCGCGTCGTCGATGCCGTCTCCGCTGCCGCCGGACGGCTTTCGTCGGTCAACGTTGCGGTGGGCGATCACGTCCTGCAGGGTCAGGCGGTCGCCCAGATCGCACAAACCGATATCCAGCAGCGCCACACCAGCGCTATCGAGGTCTTTCGCGAACGCGAGCGTGAGCATGCCGACCTGACCTCGAAGGTTACCAGCGAACTCGCGTCAAAGGGCCAGAACTTTGCGAAACTCGAGGCCGCCTTCAATCAGGTCGTGAAGGCGACTGACCAGCGCATCGAATATCTGACGGCCGATCTCAAGAATCTCGAGGACTTGCTGGCCAAGGGATACACGACCCGACGCAACGTCGAGGATCGCCGGCGCGATCTGACCGATGCGCAGCAGCGAAAGGAAGATACAAGGAACGAAATTCTGAAGTTGCGATCGCAAAAGACGGATCTGGAGACGCAACGCGCGCGCGAAATCCAGCAATCGGAATTCACCCTCAATGACGCGCGTCGGCAGATGGACGGTATTGCTGGAATGCTGAACCAGAACACTCAGGTCATCAGCCCGATCGAAGGACGTGTCCTCGAGGTCAAGGTCTCCGCGGGCTCGGTGCTCGCGGTCGGCACACCGGTCATCGCGATCGAAAGCGAGGGTACCGAGCTCGAGGCGCTGGTCTACATTCCGGCGGAGCGCGGCAAGAATGTGAAACCGGGAATGCAGGTCAGCATCGAGCCGAGCACGGTGAAACGGGAGGAGTTCGGAACCATGGTCGGCACCATCGTGACGGTTTCCGATTTTCCCATCACGCCCCAGGGCATGGCTGCGGTGCTCCACAACGACAGTCTCGTCAGCCGCTTTTCGCACGATGGCGCGCCCTATGCAGCGACGGTCAGCCTGGAACAGGACCCTGCAACCGTCAGCGGCTATCGCTGGGCGGTTGGAAAGGGGCCACCCATTCGTCTCACCAGCGGAACGCTGACGCGCGCGGAAGTCACCACGCGAAATCAACGCCCGCTCGACCTGGTGCTACCTCTCATCAAGCGGCTGACGGGAATTGATGGATAA
- a CDS encoding aspartate kinase, with product MRNNPIIVQKYGGTCLETPAKIRAVASSLADLHKRGHRVVAIVSAMGKTTDELVKMAYQVSSHPNRRELDMLLTTGERISMSLMSMALSDFGVPAISFTGSQAGVMTDESHSSARILDVRPIRVREELDRGRIVVLAGFQGVNPATKEITTLGRGGSDTTAVAMAAALKAECCEIIKEVDGVCSADPRIVADSKPLRQLDFTSLSEMCFWGAKVLHFRSVELAQSQNVPLVLKKLGGAGHSTQVIREVMGMESGKVLAVNSMARIEHVEIDSADLNQGFEKFAQHLKQSGLSWPQLLASAFTGGKTRIMMTSDSESLDALLRTLESSKDLRQQREALSSVSLTCFGGVSSDLPFKAIQILQRQGIIADKYVLSPHSMNLFVPVESREAAVRALHSLI from the coding sequence ATGCGCAACAATCCCATCATCGTGCAAAAATACGGCGGCACCTGTCTTGAAACGCCGGCAAAAATCCGCGCGGTCGCGAGCAGTCTCGCCGACCTGCACAAGCGTGGTCATCGGGTCGTAGCGATCGTTTCAGCGATGGGTAAGACCACCGACGAACTCGTTAAAATGGCTTATCAAGTAAGCTCGCATCCCAATCGCCGCGAACTCGATATGTTGCTAACCACCGGTGAGCGCATCAGTATGTCTCTAATGAGCATGGCGCTGTCCGATTTCGGCGTGCCGGCGATTAGTTTTACCGGCAGTCAAGCCGGAGTGATGACCGACGAATCCCACTCTTCCGCACGCATTTTGGATGTGCGGCCCATTCGCGTGCGCGAAGAACTCGACCGCGGACGCATCGTGGTTTTGGCCGGCTTTCAGGGCGTGAACCCGGCGACCAAAGAAATCACCACGCTGGGCCGAGGTGGCAGCGATACCACTGCGGTCGCCATGGCGGCGGCGCTAAAAGCCGAGTGCTGTGAGATCATCAAAGAGGTCGACGGAGTTTGCTCGGCCGATCCGCGCATCGTGGCCGATTCAAAACCCTTGCGTCAGCTGGATTTTACATCGCTATCCGAAATGTGTTTTTGGGGCGCCAAGGTCTTGCATTTTCGCAGCGTTGAGCTGGCACAAAGCCAAAACGTTCCTTTGGTTCTGAAAAAATTGGGCGGCGCTGGACACAGCACGCAAGTGATAAGAGAGGTGATGGGGATGGAAAGCGGAAAAGTTTTGGCCGTTAACTCAATGGCTCGCATTGAGCATGTGGAGATCGATTCGGCGGATCTCAATCAGGGCTTTGAGAAATTCGCGCAGCATCTTAAACAAAGCGGCCTATCCTGGCCGCAGCTCCTCGCCTCGGCTTTTACCGGCGGAAAAACGCGCATTATGATGACTTCCGATTCGGAGTCGCTCGACGCTTTGCTGCGCACGCTGGAAAGCAGCAAAGACTTGCGTCAACAGCGTGAGGCTTTAAGTTCGGTGAGCCTCACTTGCTTCGGCGGCGTTTCTTCGGACTTGCCGTTCAAGGCGATTCAGATTCTGCAACGCCAGGGGATTATCGCCGACAAATATGTTTTGTCGCCGCATTCGATGAATTTATTTGTTCCTGTCGAGAGCCGCGAGGCCGCGGTCAGGGCTTTGCATTCGCTGATCTAG
- a CDS encoding NYN domain-containing protein has product MPSSSNKIALFIDGANLYATSKALGFDIDYKRLLKEFQSCGTLLRAFYYTAIIEDQEFSSIRPLIDWLDYNRYTVVTKATKEFFDASGRRKVKGNMDIELAVDAMELAEHIDQMVLFSGDGNFRSLVEAMQRRGVHVTVVSTISSQPPMIADELRRQADVFTDLAELQSKIARDPSERPAPREPRHHTLQFLHRATTTAPRDDDDFNE; this is encoded by the coding sequence ATGCCATCTTCCTCCAACAAGATTGCGTTGTTCATCGATGGCGCCAATCTCTACGCGACATCTAAGGCGCTCGGTTTCGACATCGATTACAAGCGTCTGCTCAAGGAATTCCAAAGTTGCGGAACGCTGTTGCGCGCGTTCTACTACACAGCAATCATCGAAGATCAGGAATTCTCGTCGATCCGCCCCTTGATCGACTGGCTGGACTACAACCGCTACACCGTCGTCACCAAGGCGACCAAGGAATTCTTCGACGCCAGCGGCCGGCGCAAGGTGAAGGGTAACATGGACATCGAGCTTGCGGTCGACGCCATGGAACTCGCCGAACACATCGACCAGATGGTGCTGTTCTCCGGCGACGGCAACTTCCGCTCGCTGGTAGAGGCGATGCAGCGCCGCGGCGTCCACGTCACCGTGGTCTCGACCATTTCCAGCCAGCCGCCGATGATTGCCGACGAACTGCGGCGCCAGGCCGATGTCTTCACCGACCTCGCGGAATTACAGTCGAAGATCGCCCGCGATCCGTCCGAGCGCCCGGCCCCGCGCGAACCGCGCCATCACACGCTGCAATTCCTGCATCGTGCGACCACGACGGCGCCGAGGGATGACGACGATTTCAACGAATGA